The DNA region tttgtcattttgatACAAAATAACCTTTAATCACAATCTGAACACCCAAACAACacagtacaaacacactcaaagtTTTGATATGtaacaatatttaataaaaatctgtgaagaCAAAGTTCACTTAAAAAGCTTGTGTAGTTTTTCATTTACTGTAGCTCTGGGCTTTTCCTTTATTATGATTAAGGTATAACATATACAGATTATGAAATctgaagatttatttttataatgtaGTACCACTGGTTTTGTGACGTGGCATCTTTTCAATGTAAAGTGTAACTGCAAAAGTGATACAGGAAATTATCTCGTGATTAATTGTGTAGACTCTCACACCAACACTCAAAGCTGTTTACAGTTAATATGACTTCCTGACTGCAACCCAATGGTTACTTCCTCCGATGAAAGAGATTCTTGATTCCCTCCTCCACAGACCTGGGCTCATGCATCATGGTCATTGGTTTGTTCTTCAGTGCTGCTTCTCTCATACTGTGGTAAACATATTCGTTCTGCTTGAACATCCTCAGCTCCATCTCTGTCTGCATTCGCATCGCCTGTGTAGATATCAGGAAAGACACATGAATGTCCACTCAttagttaaaggttcagtgtgtaagatttaggagaagggatctattggcagaaattttgcattaaattaagttaaattaagttaaagcccagactggacaaactaaacatcttttaaatttttatgacaactgaaggccacGACAAGTTCTcgctcatgtttggaaggggagggtgaggggtattcagcttcAACGTGCAATTTCACCATTAGATGtccctaaattctacacactgaacctttaaatcgAATGTACAATAAGTAGAAAGAATTGCAAGTTTGTGAACTGGTCAAATAAAACCGTTGTGTTTATGAGATACCACGACTGTTTAGTCTTTATCAAGTTCCTTAAACTATTGAATTTAGAGAAGAAAAAGTGAAGCTCTGTTTTGGGTCTATCACTGCCTGAGGGAAATAGCTGCCTAATTTTCCACTATTCTTAGCAGTCAGGCACAAGCTGTGTCTTCGATTTGGTTCAGAGCTGGTAGCGTTTGGATGGTTTTTAATGCTCATCACAATGAACAAAGCACATCCTTTAATATCTCGTACAAAAGTCGACGTTTTTCCTGCAGTTGTGCATGCAGAGATGAAATGGTGTTTACCTCCAGGTCCTTGGTGATGGGATGTGTAGGGCCGTGGGTGACCATAAGAATGGCATAGGCCTTACACACCATACTATGTCCAACCTCTATCTCGCCAGCCTGCCAGTGGTTCACTCCGGCTCTCATGGCAGCCAAACCGAGAGCAGCATTGTTTGGGTTGTAGATCTTCCTGTGAAACGGAAGAGGCTTGAATTATATGTCCATCCATCCAGTTTGAAGATTCAGCATGATCAGCATTATAACAGGATAGCATATGATATAAAATGCTCACAAGAGAATGCTCTCTGTACTCACAAGTATCCTTCCACCATTTTACGGGCGTAGTCTGCTGCTTCCTCAAAGTTCTGCAGGTAAGCTTGCACCTCACTTAGCGTGCTCCACATCCTCAACAAGTAGATGTGAGTGTCGGCCAAAACTGGTTCCGTTTTCTCGATGCAATCTCTGCAGATTTTAACCACCTAAAgcaagaaaaggaaagaaacatcGTGTGGAGGTAGGATAGAGCTTTGTAAGATAAACATGGAAAAAGCCAGTCTTGAAGTCGCTAGTTGATTTGATACATTACCTCGTGGTAGTCACCGTTTAATCGAGCATTGTCCATCTTCTCCAGCAGTGAAAAGCAGTAGTCTGTTGCCTCTTTCACCTGATCCTCTGGAGGCTaacaggtagagacagagatTGGTCACATTTTAATAGATTTAACAGCATTGCCCAAGTGATTTGAGTAACGACACGATGACAATAAAATACAAGATGaaacatcaaatattttttgggggggacaaaactgttttttcttcttaaagTCCATAGAGGCAAAGGCCTGAttatttaactttgtttttaactgGGTTATTTGACCCAGTAAAGCGTCCGTCTTCATCCCTGTTAAGAACTTGAATGCTATTTTGCTAATGACACACACGATTTACTCCTTGACACACGTAAAAGACAAGTCttagttattattgttataaattGACAGCCTGTTCCAGCACATCAGTGGTTTTTACTAAATACCTTTCAAATTACCTTAAAAAATTACTGTAATATGTCCCAGCTAAATTAGTTTTTCGCTAATTAAAATCATAATTTCTGATGATAGTCCCCGGCACATGGTTTATACAAGTCGTTACCTGATAATGCAAAGCCATATCCATCAATGTCACAGAGTTTTTGCAATTTTTATGGTGGTCAACCTTTAATTTATACACAAAGTAGTAAATTATCAATTATAAGCAGTTTGGTGTTGGAAATTGGgtgaaattatacattataaataCAGTTACTGCCCCAAATTAATTTAAGGTATTGAGTAAATATAGTTGATCTGTCATATTTAATACATCACTGtgtttcaaatgtgtgtgtgaatgcacgcacacacaaacagttgaaAGGTTGAATCCATTGGGACCTATCTTTGCTTTAAATAGGCACTGTGGCTCTGTGTCTCATGTTACTTATCTGTGCTTATCAACCATGTCAGGGCTAAATGTCGGGAGGAGGTTTGGCCTTTTTTTTTGCCCGGTGCACCATGAAAATCCTTCTCTCAGTTCAACATCAAATCAACAGAATCATGCAGAAAGACTCAAACCTTGACTCCGTCCACTTCCCTTCCCCCCAACTTCAAATCATCCTTGATGTGGTCCTTGCAGTGCTCACATGTGCAGTCAAAGAAATATTGGGTTTTCAGCAGTCTTTGTCTCTCCTCGGACAAATTCAAGTAGTTCACGTATGAGACCATCAGCTCCTCGCCCTCTGCGATCTTACCTAAAGAACGCAGCTCAATCCTGAGGAAGAAATACACAGTTACGtccacaaatacacactgaaACATTTATATAAACCCTAAATTCCCCTGTCCCACACGGAGGCTGCTTTGGCATCAGTGTGACTCACTAGTTATTTAATAGAATCCTTATCTGGTTCATTTTTTCTGTACTTTATTTATGCTCTTTGATCAATGATGTGGCTTTTAGTTCAGTCAATCCAGGGTCAGATCGAAGGAAGGCATATTAGTGAATTCCAGAGCTGTAATTTCAGACTTATGACAAAGTTGAGTTAGTTAATTATGTAAATAAAGGACTTTTCTATTCTCTATGATCCATCAGAAAAAATGTCTACCTCTGCAACAGTTATTGATTGTAAATTAACAATTTGCAAATATGCCAAACTAAACCAAGTATTAATAAATGTGTGACAGACCTTTAGTAAGTAATTGTTGAAACAAAATATTAAACTCTTATACAGGAAGACATGTTGGCATTTCAGAGGAACACACAGTGCAGTCACAtatggaaacacacactgtgacaaaaCAGTAGTGTATGAGTAAAGATTAATATGTGGGGTTGAAAAGTGAGTTATCTGTGGAGAATAACGTGAAGGAAAAACCCACACCAGCCTGTTGTTATTCTTAATGAGTGAAATAAAAGTCAGAGCATTCAAGTTGCATGATCACACATTCTTTGCCCCTGCTCATACCTGGCATTAACAACATATAGTACAGGTGAATTGATCACTCAGATCACATTAGGAGGTGGTCTGGTCCACATTCTTAAATCTGTGTGAACGTGAACGGGTTGTGAGCCATTATTAAAGTGACCAACTACTCAGCTGACATACTCTTGCTGACTGAGAATGTAAATTACAGTTTAATACTATAATATAGGTTCATAGTTTGCATTTATTATACATTTAGCTATTTATTCATGCCGGCATGCCGCAATAaaaactgacagattttttattctttcaatcAAGTGCGTCAAATCTTATTTCATAGTTTAGTTCAcagattgacacacacacaaacacacacaaacacacacacatgtgactgACAAAAGCCTTATCCGTCCGACTGATTTACGACAACAACAATGCTTTTGGTCTTTGAAGAAACCAGTGATGTATGTGTCTAATTTCAGTCAGGAGTGGATAGGGAACATGTTTTTACCAGGAATGAACAGAGCCACTGATGTGAAACTGAGTCACATCAAACCTACAGTACAAACTACAGCACTACTGACGAAGACTGTGGAGGGAGTTGGAGTTATATGTAATGATGTATTAATTCAGTATTTAATGTTATAGTCTTAATGGTGCTCTGTTAAATAACACTTAAAGAGGTAACGCACCTCCGTTGAGAATGAAAGATAGTATTCACAGCCGATTGactgaaagacaaacaggaagtagtttTACACCAAACCCaacctgacaaacacacattcacacactctaGGTACAACACACCAGCGCATACACAACACTTAACACTTTGCATTTCAACTTTTCAACCAAGTTAAGAGTCTAttccatcaacaacaacaaaaagaacatttaagTGGAGTTC from Limanda limanda chromosome 5, fLimLim1.1, whole genome shotgun sequence includes:
- the smyd1b gene encoding histone-lysine N-methyltransferase SMYD1b isoform X2, with protein sequence MENVAIFNSPGKGRGLKATKEFWAGDVIFSEPSLSAVVFDSLSERICHSCFRGQEKLQKCGQCKFAHYCDRTCQRAGWAEHKQECGAIKSFGKVPNENIRLVARILWRMDKEGSVVSDMQLTTLDELEDHISDMQEEEMQEFKVDIHNFLDYWPRNSKQHRIDDISHLFGVINCNGFTVSDQRGLQAVGVGLFPNLCLVNHNCWPNCTVILNHGNQSAVNTIFHSQRRIELRSLGKIAEGEELMVSYVNYLNLSEERQRLLKTQYFFDCTCEHCKDHIKDDLKLGGREVDGVKPPEDQVKEATDYCFSLLEKMDNARLNGDYHEVVKICRDCIEKTEPVLADTHIYLLRMWSTLSEVQAYLQNFEEAADYARKMVEGYLKIYNPNNAALGLAAMRAGVNHWQAGEIEVGHSMVCKAYAILMVTHGPTHPITKDLEAMRMQTEMELRMFKQNEYVYHSMREAALKNKPMTMMHEPRSVEEGIKNLFHRRK
- the smyd1b gene encoding histone-lysine N-methyltransferase SMYD1b isoform X1, with translation MENVAIFNSPGKGRGLKATKEFWAGDVIFSEPSLSAVVFDSLSERICHSCFRGQEKLQKCGQCKFAHYCDRTCQRAGWAEHKQECGAIKSFGKVPNENIRLVARILWRMDKEGSVVSDMQLTTLDELEDHISDMQEEEMQEFKVDIHNFLDYWPRNSKQHRIDDISHLFGVINCNGFTVSDQRGLQAVGVGLFPNLCLVNHNCWPNCTVILNHGKIELRSLGKIAEGEELMVSYVNYLNLSEERQRLLKTQYFFDCTCEHCKDHIKDDLKLGGREVDGVKPPEDQVKEATDYCFSLLEKMDNARLNGDYHEVVKICRDCIEKTEPVLADTHIYLLRMWSTLSEVQAYLQNFEEAADYARKMVEGYLKIYNPNNAALGLAAMRAGVNHWQAGEIEVGHSMVCKAYAILMVTHGPTHPITKDLEAMRMQTEMELRMFKQNEYVYHSMREAALKNKPMTMMHEPRSVEEGIKNLFHRRK